A genome region from Chloroflexia bacterium SDU3-3 includes the following:
- a CDS encoding alpha-ketoglutarate-dependent dioxygenase AlkB, producing the protein MIEIPCAVPGLRYAAEYLSAPEQQALLDVVDAQTWLADLRRRVQHYGYRYDYTRRTVDRSLALGPLPPWAAELAARLHREGWVEALPDQVIVNEYMPGQGIASHIDCTPCFGDTIVSLSLGSACAMVFSHARREEAHELLLAPGGLVVMRGESRYDWRHGIPARKSDALGGQRIARGRRVSLTFRTVILAD; encoded by the coding sequence ATGATCGAGATACCGTGCGCCGTGCCAGGGCTTCGCTATGCGGCAGAATATCTCTCCGCCCCCGAGCAGCAGGCCCTGCTGGATGTGGTGGATGCCCAGACCTGGCTGGCCGACCTGCGGCGGCGGGTGCAGCACTACGGCTACCGCTACGACTACACCCGCCGCACCGTCGACCGCAGCCTGGCGCTAGGGCCGCTGCCGCCCTGGGCCGCCGAGCTGGCCGCGCGGCTGCACCGCGAGGGCTGGGTGGAAGCGCTACCCGATCAGGTGATCGTGAACGAGTACATGCCGGGGCAGGGCATCGCCAGCCATATCGACTGCACGCCGTGTTTTGGCGACACCATCGTGTCGCTCAGCCTCGGCTCGGCCTGCGCCATGGTGTTCAGCCACGCCCGGCGCGAGGAGGCCCACGAGCTGCTGCTCGCGCCCGGCGGCCTGGTGGTGATGCGCGGCGAGTCGCGCTACGACTGGCGGCACGGCATCCCTGCCCGCAAGAGCGACGCCCTGGGCGGCCAGCGGATCGCGCGCGGGCGGCGGGTATCGCTCACCTTCCGCACGGTGATCCTGGCCGACTGA